A single genomic interval of Nitrospiria bacterium harbors:
- the rpoZ gene encoding DNA-directed RNA polymerase subunit omega: protein MEIVSLPIDFEKLEFDSRYRLVIIGSQRAKQLMEGAKKITGSRYTKETTVALDEILLGKVQFLVGKEARLAYKEMKRIREEDARKRVFSEEEDTSEIKKDLSVYVDDSGIKGPGASEGDVELVNESK, encoded by the coding sequence ATGGAAATTGTGTCTTTACCTATTGATTTTGAAAAACTGGAATTTGATAGTCGTTATCGTTTGGTGATTATTGGATCTCAGCGGGCGAAACAACTAATGGAGGGAGCAAAGAAAATAACTGGAAGCCGGTATACTAAAGAGACTACCGTGGCGTTGGATGAAATTCTTTTAGGAAAGGTTCAATTCCTGGTTGGAAAAGAGGCGCGGTTGGCTTATAAGGAAATGAAAAGAATTCGGGAAGAAGATGCCCGAAAAAGAGTCTTTTCAGAAGAAGAAGACACCAGTGAAATCAAAAAAGATTTAAGCGTTTATGTGGATGACTCCGGAATTAAAGGTCCCGGAGCCAGTGAAGGGGATGTTGAATTGGTTAATGAGTCTAAATAA